The sequence GGGCATCAGATAGTGGCTGTGGTCGGTGGCGCCCGCGTCGAAAATCCGGGCGCCGAACTCCTCCGACATCGGGTCGGGGCCGAACCCCAGGGTGAGGCCGGGGAGTTGCAGCCGCCCGTGCGGTACGTCCGCGATCCAGTCATGGGCGCCGCGGCCCGCCCAGACGGTGGCGCGGGTGTGCAGCCCGCCGACCGTGCCGGTGCCGGTGCCGGGGCTCCCGTAGAGGACGATGTCCGCGGCGCGCAGGCCCGCGGCGGCCGCCCGGCCGCAGACGACGGAGCCGTAGGAGTGGCACACGAGGGTGAGACGGCCCGCCGTCGACGGTGCCGTGGATTCCAACTCCCGTAGAAATGACCGAAGTTGATGGGCCGCGACCTCGGCCCGGCCGGGCGTCAGTACCGTGGGGCTCACCGTGCTCGGTGTCCGGTAGCCGAGCCAGGCGACGACGGCGGACCGGGCGTCCCTCTTGTGCATCTCGTTGCCGAGGGCCAGGGCACCGGCCCGGAAGCGCCCGTAGGTATCGAGGTCGGTGTCCGAACCCGGCACCAGTACGGCGATCCGTTCGGCGTGCGCCAGATCGCCGAAGACCTCGGTGGTGCGACCCCCGTCCCGGCCGTCGAAGGAGAGGAAGCGGTGCGCCGGGCCGGCCAGCGTGCGCAGCGCGGCGGCCCGCCGCAGATCGCCGTGGTCGGCGGCCATCCGCGCGGCCGCCCGGATGCCGGCGCGGTTGGCGGCATAGCGCGCATCGAGGGCGGCGGGGGTGGCGTCCCGCAGCGGGGCGAGAGCGGCCGGTGCGGGTGCCGGGACGGCCCCGGGGCGGGCCGCACCCGACACCGGGACCGCCACCGAGGCGGTGACGAGCGCGGCGAGCAGAGTGCGGCGCAGTCGGCTGCTGCGCGGGCGGGACGCCATGGCGGAGGGTTCCTTCCGTCCGTACCGGATGTCATCTTCAGGTGCGGTACGGACGGTAGGGAGCCGGCACCCTGGTCGGCGTCACACCGGGGGGTGCACTGTGCGGGTAGCTCTGAAGTACTACGGGTAGGGGGTGACGGGGGGGCCGGTGGCTACGGGGCGGTGCGGGCAGGGGCGCCGCCCGGGTTCACCCGGACCGTCCCCGGATCAGGTCCGCGCACTTCTCGCCGATCATCATCGTCGTGATGCACGGGTTCACCGCCGTCAGGAACGGCATCGCCGAGCCGTCGCACACCCGCAGCCCGTCCACTCCCTTGACCCGCAGCTGAGGGTCCAGCGGGGCGTCCGGATCGTCGGCGGCGCCCATGCGGACCGTGCAGGCGGGGTGGTAGACGGTGTTGTGGGTGGTGCGGATGTACTCGAGGAGGTCGGCGTCGGAGCGGGCGGCCGGGCCGGGGGCCAGTTCGGTGCCGGCCCAGTCGGCCATCGGGGCCTGGGAGATGATCTCGCGGGCCAGGCGCAGACCGTGGGTCATCACCCGGACATCGTGCTCATGGGTGAAATAGCGCGGATCGACCTTGGGCTTGTCGCGGAAGTCGCGGGTGCGCAGCCGTACGGTCCCCGTGGAGCGGGCGCGGGTGACGTTCGGGGTGAGGCAGAAGGCGTTCTCCGAGGTGGGGTAGCCGCGCCGGTAGGTGTTCATGTCGAAGGGCACCGAACCGTAGTGGAACATCAGGTCGGGGCGGTCCAGACCGGGTTCGGTGGGGCTGAAGATGCCGATCTCCCACCACTGGGTGGAGGTGGTGACCATCGGCCGCTTGGCCTCCCACATGATCACGCCCTCCGGGTGGTCCTGGAGGTTCTGGCCGACACCGCGGGAGTCGACGAGCGGCTGGATGCCGGTGGCGCGCAGATGGTCGGCCGGGCCGATCCCGGAGAGCATCAGCAGCTTGGGGGAGTCGATGGCGCCGCAGGAGACGATGACCTCGCGTCGCGCGGCGACCGTCAGGGTGTGGA is a genomic window of Streptomyces gilvosporeus containing:
- a CDS encoding alpha/beta hydrolase; protein product: MASRPRSSRLRRTLLAALVTASVAVPVSGAARPGAVPAPAPAALAPLRDATPAALDARYAANRAGIRAAARMAADHGDLRRAAALRTLAGPAHRFLSFDGRDGGRTTEVFGDLAHAERIAVLVPGSDTDLDTYGRFRAGALALGNEMHKRDARSAVVAWLGYRTPSTVSPTVLTPGRAEVAAHQLRSFLRELESTAPSTAGRLTLVCHSYGSVVCGRAAAAGLRAADIVLYGSPGTGTGTVGGLHTRATVWAGRGAHDWIADVPHGRLQLPGLTLGFGPDPMSEEFGARIFDAGATDHSHYLMPGSVSLTNIARIASGAAPTGGRHA
- a CDS encoding GMC family oxidoreductase: MDAPETADAFDYVVVGGGTAGAVVAARLSEDPQVSVCVLEAGPSDVDDPNILRLDRWMGLLASGYDWDYPVEPQENGNSFMRHARAKVLGGCSSHNSCIAFWAPAEDLDEWAALGCSGWTAAECFPLFQRLETNDAPGSHHGRNGPVTLRSVPPHDPCGAALLEACAAAGIPTTPFNTGQTVVRGANWFQINCRPDGTRSSASVSYLHPVMGTRRNLEVRTGVQAKRLRFDTADATGSAPRCTGVDYLSPDLVHTLTVAARREVIVSCGAIDSPKLLMLSGIGPADHLRATGIQPLVDSRGVGQNLQDHPEGVIMWEAKRPMVTTSTQWWEIGIFSPTEPGLDRPDLMFHYGSVPFDMNTYRRGYPTSENAFCLTPNVTRARSTGTVRLRTRDFRDKPKVDPRYFTHEHDVRVMTHGLRLAREIISQAPMADWAGTELAPGPAARSDADLLEYIRTTHNTVYHPACTVRMGAADDPDAPLDPQLRVKGVDGLRVCDGSAMPFLTAVNPCITTMMIGEKCADLIRGRSG